Proteins encoded within one genomic window of Ideonella dechloratans:
- a CDS encoding ferritin-like domain-containing protein: MQDVEIFLAHAITLEREAARRYEELAAAMGTEGNAELRRFFTEMAGYSRKHLAEAVARGGFREVPELAPGDFQWPDGVSPEVADWVGVDASLDARGALKLALDSECRCHAWYAAVAATTPDAELKALAQEFAAEEGEHMAALEKRLHALPA, from the coding sequence ATGCAGGACGTTGAAATCTTCCTCGCGCACGCCATCACCCTGGAGCGCGAGGCGGCCCGCCGCTACGAAGAGCTGGCGGCGGCCATGGGCACCGAGGGCAATGCCGAGTTGCGCCGCTTCTTCACCGAGATGGCCGGCTACTCGCGCAAGCACCTGGCCGAGGCCGTGGCCCGCGGCGGCTTCCGCGAGGTGCCCGAGCTGGCGCCGGGCGATTTCCAGTGGCCCGACGGCGTCTCGCCCGAGGTGGCCGACTGGGTGGGCGTCGACGCCTCGCTCGATGCCCGCGGCGCCCTGAAGCTGGCCCTGGACAGCGAATGCCGCTGCCATGCCTGGTACGCCGCCGTGGCCGCCACCACGCCCGATGCCGAGCTCAAGGCCCTGGCCCAGGAGTTCGCCGCCGAGGAGGGCGAGCACATGGCCGCCCTCGAAAAGCGCCTGCACGCGCTGCCGGCCTGA